In Erigeron canadensis isolate Cc75 chromosome 6, C_canadensis_v1, whole genome shotgun sequence, the following are encoded in one genomic region:
- the LOC122603718 gene encoding uncharacterized protein LOC122603718, which translates to MANNHGGSGSKFVSVNLNKLYGQQSNSNHHHNSNNYGPGRVRVGGNAAGGGGSGGGMVVLSRNRPLQKAMPKLSVPPPLNLPSLRKEYEKIDSSSGGGGVAGGAGTGSGSRPSSSGVGWTKPGNVALQEKEVGSDTLVLDSGSYSEGTVRKGSGAYMPPSARFTGGVGNGDMGSALYSNVSTFEKAMVLRGEDFPSLRAALPVPTGPAQKQKEGSFQKPKQLVSEESSNDLRNSSHFDTPARIQPSHRVTNAVNESSVQTPRSSSARVDHAQKQEDPLPLVWLNPRSDWADDERDTGHGFAGRNDRDQELPKSETYWDRDYDVPRTSILPNKPPNNLFERRGQQVSSIGKGPTSDVLKAEPFRRETILHGKEDRDSNSWRSSSIYKDRSTASHVMNNGNNVTVPDSFNNSKYMPYSGDNAHHGLVTGNRDPSYMRRDTGQGKQGGQRHWNHSVESPRYRNEGYPNSAVSKSVFNLSGKGLSINDPVLNFGREKSAKSERIYLDDSYQKDFGSSGYDERDPFTGNLVGVVKRKKDVINQTDFHDPVRESFEAELERVQKMQEMERQRIVEEQEKALEQARREGEERQRKIMEEEERRRRMEEETREASWRAEQERLEAIQKAEELKIAREEEKKRMFLEEERRKQAAKQKLLELEAKMAKREAEVVKTGNSAHNGADDEVLVGGKDSDASVDSDLDNWEVSQRMVERITTSASSDSSAMDRPFDRPHFSREASSSFVDRAKPVNPWKRDAFEVGSNSSFLVHDQDNGHHSPRREASTSGRSFQRKDFYGDGYASSRSPYKGGIQDPDTDVFPHLGEHDHRWNSFGDGEAYGRNRDIESEFYDNAGEKYGEVGWGHGHSRGNTRSPYSDQLYMNSYGRSRYSMKQPRVLPPPSLSSIPKSSVRGENELSAPSSSLESTARTGNYGGPQDKLEQSDLADIQQEIMAQRLDKNETLRCDSQSSLSVSSPPSSPTHLSHDELDDSAGCSVIPGAADGETLEHDIGNDEPVMVASKSVSADEDEEWSLENHDEMQEQEEYDEDDGYGEEDEVHEGPDGNINLTQDFERMHLKEKNTTTVMENVVLGFNEGVEVRIPGDEFDRDMKTDDNAVDKLEVPTVVVEKPAAVDAVILEQPQITHVPTSSSLLGDPSVQQTVPSTIEMTSNSSLGQSTAPASSSLPNHTDLPVQLQFGLFSGPSLIPSPVPAIQIGSIQMPLHLHPPVGTSMGHMHPSQPPPLFQFGQLRYTSPVSQGILPLNTQPVALVQPNIQHAHFNLHQNSANFLPNQFVQEIPATNMKKDSGSGDSLNNHSGNVSTRPNLSPDNWTARGNTEYNGMVSNSRSDYSRAVDNSIASKTVSQIEEKGHDTLPSSQGLSGEKNISMSRAPGPSSANRGKRYAYQARNSGPRSFQAYEPSGSNEFQRKHRRPIQRTEFRVRENADRRLGMHFNIAGDDKLNNKGIGSSTRNGYRRHMGPTTSLKRVVPESSGSQEMVHENRPGKETGRPTATKTQATSSSSVEGNLKRNIPEEDVDAPLQSGVVRVFKQPGIECPSDEDDFIEVRSKRQMLNDRREQREKENKAKSRVTKQPRKARSFVRGNAVFGGSNQISTSVVSEVSNNIRSDFVGSDGRGVVNKEPLAPIGTPTVDAGVQTELKSHTNKTLQRESASATSGTVEDHSSNLMFETENKVVDNVQTSLGDWGNARMDQQVIPLTQTQLDEAMKPERFNTTLITSIGDPTNLVSEPILPSSLVMTKPKSIPSSTSPINSLLAGEKIQFGAVTSTTVLPPSSRVVSHVIAPGSFRSDVTQNNSKTEKECNLFFKKDEHPTEDCEAEVEAAASAVAVAAIDTNKIVGNGTGPAKVSGTPTLGGAVEGIQGGLAGEQQSGSQSKTEESLSVSLPADLSVETPPISLWPPLTSPQGSSTQMHSHFHGAAPSHFPFYEMNPPMMSSPVFAFGPHDEAGGTQSQPQKTTGLGSRHSGPWQNHSGMDSFYGPAAGFTGPFIGSPGGIPGVQAPPHMVVYNHYAPVGQFGQVGLSFMGTTYIPSGKQPDWKHDPTSTSRGEEDMNPINMVSGPRNPPNMQPPIQHLAPGSPLLPMGSPLTMFDVPPFQTAPDVSVQTRWSHVPTSPLHVIPMSLPLQQQAESMNGPSQFSNHGGHTVDQSTYPPNRFPEPQASTPSNSNGLVFPVVRDSTITHFPDELGLVDSSGSSISTTSASITVNHITSGTTKTVDGVQRGGGGSIGINNNGGSGSAEFKNQHHHQGKNMSSQQYNNHPGGYGYNQRGGGVSPKNKSMGQWSHRRTGFHGRYQSMGAEKSFPPSSKVKQIYVAKQPAPGGSSSTVSE; encoded by the exons ATGGCCAATAACCATGGTGGTTCTGGATccaagtttgtgtctgtaaatttGAATAAATTATATGGGCAGCAGTCAAATtctaatcatcatcataatagtaataattatgGGCCAGGCCGGGTTAGAGTGGGAGGGAAtgctgctggtggtggtggaagTGGAGGTGGGATGGTTGTGTTGTCGAGAAATCGACCTTTGCAGAAGGCTATGCCGAAATTATCTGTTCCGCCCCCCTTGAACTTGCCTTCGTTGAGAAAGGAATATGAGAAAATTGATTCGTCTAGTGGAGGGGGAGGTGTGGCTGGTGGTGCTGGTACTGGGAGTGGGTCGAGGCCTAGTTCTTCGGGTGTGGGATGGACTAAACCGGGAAATGTTGCCTTGCAGGAGAAGGAAGTTGGTAGTGATACTTTGGTTTTGGACAGTGGGAGCTATAGTGAAGGTACAGTTAGGAAGGGAAGTGGTGCTTATATGCCTCCCTCGGCTAGGTTTACTGGGGGAGTTGGAAATGGAGATATGGGTTCGGCTCTTTATTCAAATGTGTCTACTTTTGAGAAGGCTATGGTGTTGAGGGGGGAAGATTTTCCGTCTTTACGGGCTGCTTTGCCTGTTCCAACTGGGCCTGCACAAAAGCAAAAGGAAGGATCTTTTCAAAAGCCGAAGCAGTTAGTTAGTGAGGAGTCATCCAATGATCTAAGAAACAGTTCTCATTTCGATACACCTGCTCGAATCCAACCATCCCATCGTGTTACCAATGCTGTGAATGAAAGTAGTGTGCAGACTCCAAGATCAAGCAGTGCACGTGTGGATCATGCTCAGAAGCAGGAAGACCCTCTGCCACTTGTATGGTTGAATCCGAGGTCTGATTGGGCTGATGATGAGCGCGATACAGGTCATGGTTTTGCAGGCAGGAATGACAGAGATCAGGAGTTGCCCAAAAGTGAAACATATTGGGATAGAGATTATGATGTACCTAGAACAAGCATTTTGCCAAACAAGCCACCTAATAATCTTTTCGAAAGGCGTGGTCAGCAAGTTAGTAGCATTGGGAAGGGGCCTACCTCTGATGTTCTTAAAGCCGAGCCTTTCCGGAGAGAGACAATTTTGCATGGTAAGGAAGACAGAGACAGCAACTCTTGGAGGAGTTCTTCTATCTACAAAGATAGATCTACTGCATCGCATGTTATGAACAATGGAAACAATGTCACCGTACCAGACAGTTTTAACAATAGCAAGTACATGCCATATTCAGGAGACAATGCTCATCATGGCCTGGTTACAGGCAACAGGGACCCTTCATATATGAGAAGGGATACAGGGCAAGGGAAACAAGGGGGGCAGCGACACTGGAATCACTCGGTAGAATCTCCTAGATACAGGAATGAAGGCTACCCGAATTCTGCAGTGTCAAAATCTGTTTTTAACTTGAGTGGAAAGGGTCTTTCTATTAATGATCCAGTGTTAAATTTCGGAAGGGAGAAATCTGCAAAAAGTGAACGAATTTACTTGGATGATTCTTATCAGAAAGACTTCGGTTCCAGTGGTTACGATGAAAGAGATCCATTTACAGGAAATCTAGTCGGAGTGGTCAAAAGGAAGAAGGATGTAATAAATCAAACAGATTTTCATGATCCTGTTAGAGAGTCCTTTGAAGCTGAACTTGAGCGAGTCCAGAAGATGCAAGAGATGGAACGACAGAGGATTGTTGAGGAACAAGAGAAAGCTCTGGAGCAAGCACGAAGAGAGGGTGAAGAGAGACAGAGGAAAATTatggaggaagaagaaagaCGAAGAAGGATGGAAGAAGAAACTCGAGAAGCTTCCTGGAGAGCAGAGCAAGAAAGATTGGAGGCCATTCAGAAAGCTGAAGAGTTAAAGATTGCCCGGGAAGAAGAGAAAAAGAGGATGTTTCTCGAGGAAGAGAGGAGGAAACAAGCTGCTAAACAAAAGCTTCTTGAGTTGGAAGCTAAAATGGCAAAGCGGGAGGCTGAAGTTGTAAAGACTGGTAATAGTGCTCATAATGGTGCAGACGATGAAGTCCTGGTTGGTGGAAAAGATAGTGATGCATCTGTGGATTCGGATCTTGATAACTGGGAAGTTAGTCAGAGAATGGTGGAAAGAATAACAACTTCAGCAAGTTCTGATTCATCTGCAATGGACAGGCCCTTCGACCGGCCTCATTTTTCCAGAGAAGCTTCATCTAGCTTTGTGGACAGAGCAAAACCTGTCAATCCATGGAAAAGGGATGCATTTGAAGTGGGAAGCAACTCATCTTTCTTAGTCCATGACCAAGACAATGGTCATCATAGTCCCCGGCGAGAAGCATCAACTAGCGGGAGGTCTTTTCAAAGAAAAGATTTTTATGGAGATGGGTATGCGTCTTCAAGGTCTCCTTATAAGGGAGGGATACAAGATCCCGATACTGACGTATTTCCTCATCTAGGAGAGCATGATCATAGGTGGAACTCTTTTGGGGATGGAGAAGCTTACGGCAGAAACAGGGATATTGAGTCTGAATTTTATGACAATGCTGGCGAGAAATATGGTGAAGTTGGTTGGGGACATGGGCATTCTCGTGGCAATACTCGTTCTCCTTACTCGGATCAGCTGTATATGAATTCCTATGGAAGGTCGCGATATTCCATGAAGCAGCCACGTGTTCTCCCCCCTCCATCACTAAGTTCCATTCCCAAATCTTCAGTGAGAGGGGAGAATGAACTCTCTGCTCCTTCAAGCTCTCTAGAATCGACTGCAAGAACCGGGAATTATGGGGGTCCCCAGGACAAGCTTGAACAATCTGATCTTGCTGATATTCAACAAGAAATTATGGCACAGAGGCTGGATAAGAATGAGACACTTAGGTGTGACTCACAGTCATCTCTCTCGGTCTCGAGTCCACCTAGTTCACCAACACATCTCTCTCATGATGAGCTTGATGATTCTGCTGGCTGTTCGGTAATACCAGGTGCAGCTGATGGGGAAACACTTGAACATGACATCGGGAATGATGAACCTGTGATGGTAGCATCGAAGTCTGTCTCAGCTGATGAGGATGAAGAATGGAGTCTTGAGAACCATGATGAGATGCAGGAGCAAGAAGagtatgatgaagatgatggttatggtgaagaagatgaagtgcATGAAGGACCTGATGGTAACATCAATCTGACCCAGGACTTCGAGCGTATGCATCTTAAGGAGAAAAACACAACTACTGTGATGGAAAATGTTGTCTTGGGATTTAATGAAGGTGTTGAAGTTAGAATTCCAGGTGATGAGTTTGACAGAGATATGAAAACAGATGATAATGCAGTTGATAAGCTAGAAGTCCCTACTGTCGTTGTGGAGAAGCCGGCGGCAGTTGATGCAGTGATCCTTGAACAGCCCCAGATTACTCATGTACCAACATCGTCTAGTCTCTTGGGCGATCCTTCTGTTCAACAGACGGTCCCATCTACCATTGAGATGACATCAAATTCTTCTTTGGGTCAGTCTACCGCACCTGCTTCATCTTCTCTTCCAAACCACACTGATTTGCCTGTTCAACTTCAGTTTGGGTTGTTCTCTGGCCCGTCGCTGATACCATCTCCAGTTCCAGCCATACAAATTGGTTCTATCCAGATGCCACTCCATCTTCACCCACCTGTTGGCACGTCCATGGGCCATATGCACCCATCACAACCACCTCCTCTTTTCCAGTTTGGTCAGCTGAGGTATACATCTCCTGTTTCTCAGGGGATTCTTCCATTGAATACACAACCCGTGGCTCTTGTTCAGCCAAACATTCAGCATGCCCATTTTAATTTGCACCAGAATTCAGCAAATTTTCTTCCTAATCAGTTTGTTCAAGAGATTCCTGCTACCAACATGAAGAAGGACAGTGGTTCGGGTGATTCGTTAAATAATCATTCTGGCAATGTTTCAACAAGGCCAAACCTGAGTCCTGATAATTGGACTGCAAGAGGAAACACAGAATACAATGGTATGGTAAGTAATAGTCGAAGTGATTATTCCCGTGCTGTGGATAACAGTATTGCATCAAAGACAGTTTCACAAATTGAAGAAAAGGGCCATGACACATTGCCATCATCTCAGGGTCTGTCTGGGGAAAAAAACATATCCATGTCAAGGGCCCCAGGCCCATCGTCTGCTAATAGGGGAAAGAGATATGCCTACCAAGCTCGGAATTCTGGTCCAAGATCATTTCAAGCTTATGAGCCATCGGGATCTAACGAATTTCAGAGGAAACATCGACGTCCAATTCAACGAACTGAGTTTAGAGTCCGGGAGAATGCTGATAGGAGATTGGGCATGCATTTTAATATTGCAGGGGATGACAAATTAAACAATAAAGGTATTGGAAGCTCTACAAGAAATGGGTATAGACGTCATATGGGTCCCACTACTTCGTTGAAGCGTGTTGTACCTGAGTCCTCGGGCTCCCAGGAGATGGTTCATGAAAACAGGCCAGGAAAAGAAACTGGAAGACCAACAGCAACAAAAACTCAGGCTACCTCATCATCCTCTGTTGAAGGTAACCTAAAGAGAAACATTCCAGAAGAAGATGTTGATGCACCCTTGCAAAGTGGTGTTGTACGTGTTTTCAAGCAACCAGGCATTGAATGTCCAAGTGATGAAGATGACTTCATAGAAGTGAGGTCAAAACGACAGATGTTGAATGATCGTCGTGaacaaagagaaaaagaaaacaaggcGAAATCACGTGTTACAAAG CAACCACGAAAGGCTCGCTCTTTTGTTCGAGGCAATGCAGTCTTTGGAGGCTCAAATCAAATCTCTACATCGGTTGTTTCCGAAGTATCAAACAACATCCGATCTGATTTTGTTGGTTCTGATGGCCGTGGTGTGGTAAACAAGGAACCTTTGGCTCCAATTGGCACGCCAACTGTGGACGCTGGTGTTCAGACTGAGTTAAAATCACACACTAACAA GACCCTCCAAAGAGAATCCGCATCTGCAACTTCTGGTACTGTGGAAGATCATAGTTCAAATCTCATGTTTGAGACTGAGAATAAGGTTGTTGATAATGTTCAGACATCTTTGGGAGATTGGGGAAATGCACGGATGGATCAACAG GTCATTCCTTTAACTCAGACGCAACTTGATGAGGCTATGAAGCCTGAAAGGTTCAATACGACACTGATAACGTCTATTGGTGATCCTACCAACTTGGTCAGTGAACCCATTTTGCCGTCTTCATTAGTCATGACAAAGCCAAAATCGATTCCGTCTTCTACAAGCCCAATTAACTCTCTGCTTGCCGGTGAAAAAATTCAGTTTG GGGCCGTTACCTCGACGACGGTACTTCCTCCCAGTAGCCGTGTTGTTTCACATGTGATTGCTCCAGGGTCCTTCCGTTCCGATGTCActcaaaataactcaaaaactGAAAAGGAATGTAACTTGTTCTTTAAAAAGGACGAGCACCCCACAGAAGATTGTGAGGCTGAAGTAGAAGCTGCTGCATCAGCCGTTGCGGTGGCTGCTATTGATACAAATAAAATCGTTGGCAATGGGACGGGACCGGCTAAAGTTTCAGGCACACCAACGCTTGGAGGTGCAGTTGAGGGTATCCAAGGAG GATTGGCTGGGGAGCAACAATCTGGAAGTCAATCTAAGACCGAAGAATCTCTTAGTGTATCACTTCCTGCCGATCTATCTGTTGAAACTCCACCGATATCTTTGTGGCCACCACTAACAAGTCCGCAAGGCTCGTCAACCCAGATGCATTCTCATTTCCATGGTGCGGCACCTTCTCACTTTCCCTTTTATGAGATGAATCCTCCCATGATGAGCAGTCCAGTCTTTGCTTTTGGTCCACATGATGAAGCTGGTGGTACCCAGTCTCAACCCCAAAAAACCACTGGGTTGGGTTCAAGGCATTCTGGTCCCTGGCAAAACCACTCTGGCATGGACTCGTTTTATGGTCCTGCTGCTGGATTCACAGGTCCATTCATTGGTTCTCCTGGAGGTATTCCGGGTGTGCAAGCCCCACCACATATGGTGGTTTATAACCATTATGCTCCGGTAGGCCAGTTTGGGCAGGTTGGCTTGAGCTTTATGGGTACCACTTATATCCCGTCTGGAAAACAACCCGACTGGAAGCACGATCCGACGTCAACTAGTAGAGGTGAAGAAGACATGAATCCGATTAATATGGTTTCTGGACCTCGCAATCCTCCCAACATGCAGCCTCCAATCCAGCATCTTGCCCCAGGCTCTCCCCTTTTGCCCATGGGATCCCCGTTAACCATGTTTGACGTACCTCCATTCCAG ACTGCACCAGACGTATCAGTCCAAACACGGTGGTCTCATGTGCCCACGTCACCTCTACATGTGATTCCTATGTCATTGCCATTACAGCAACAAGCAGAATCGATGAATGGACCTTCTCAGTTCAGCAACCATGGCGGACATACTGTTGACCAGTCAACATATCCTCCCAATAGGTTTCCTGAACCACAAGCTTCAACTCCGTCCAACAGCAATGGGCTGGTGTTCCCTGTTGTAAGAGATTCAACTATCACCCATTTTCCTGACGAACTTGGGTTGGTAGACTCATCTGGATCATCCATTTCTACAACATCTGCTTCGATTACAGTTAACCATATCACTTCAGGAACCACAAAGACTGTAGATGGTGTTCAaagaggtggtggtggcagcaTCGGCATCAACAATAACGGTGGTAGTGGCAGTGCTGAGTTCAAAAATCAGCACCACCATCAGGGTAAGAATATGTCTTCTCAACAATACAATAATCATCCCGGTGGTTATGGTTACAATCAAAGAGGTGGAGGGGTGTCTCCAAAGAACAAATCTATGGGCCAATGGTCTCATCGTAGGACAGGGTTCCATGGAAGATACCAATCTATGGGAGCAGAGAAAAGCTTCCCACCGTCATCAAAAGTAAAGCAGATTTATGTAGCAAAACAGCCTGCTCCAGGTGGATCATCTTCAACCGTCAGTGAGTAA
- the LOC122605511 gene encoding calmodulin-like protein 30: MLSNKNSYITKMSSKSSFFSFKYGLSKKSSTPKSPPPPNQSLRPSKFTSPAAAFEPNIDEMRRVFNKFDKNKDGKISKEEYTLAVGLLGNKNAKKEVTKAFQTIDTDGDGFVDFDEFMEAQKSDGGVKTSDIKSAFKVFDLDGNGKITAEELVQVLRQLGEKCSLESCRKMVKGADADGDGMIDIDEFMGLMTRTMK; the protein is encoded by the coding sequence atgTTGTCAAACAAAAACTCATATATCACAAAAATGTCAAGCAAGAGTAGTTTCTTTAGTTTCAAATATGGTCTTTCAAAGAAATCATCAACCCCtaaatcaccaccaccaccaaatcaATCACTCCGGCCGTCGAAATTCACTTCACCGGCTGCTGCTTTCGAGCCAAACATAGACGAAATGAGACGTGTGTTCAACAAATTTGACAAGAACAAAGACGGCAAGATTTCCAAAGAAGAGTACACTTTGGCCGTGGGGTTACTTGGTAACAAAAACGCTAAAAAAGAAGTGACCAAGGCTTTTCAAACCATAGATACCGATGGTGATGGGTTCGTGGACTTTGATGAGTTCATGGAGGCCCAAAAGTCAGATGGTGGAGTCAAGACAAGCGATATAAAAAGCGCCTTCAAGGTATTTGATTTAGATGGAAACGGGAAAATAACTGCCGAGGAGCTTGTGCAAGTGTTGAGGCAGCTAGGAGAGAAATGTAGCTTAGAGTCTTGCCGGAAAATGGTTAAAGGTGCGGATGCCGACGGTGATGGgatgattgatattgatgagTTCATGGGTTTAATGACCCGTACCatgaaataa
- the LOC122606037 gene encoding cyclin-dependent kinase inhibitor 7-like has protein sequence MEFTYIGARTRARAKAMSRREETSDDDRENNSVSVVVKRRKLSSNYENQLKSPLLTLVQTNNACDRIYITATSALEEEQNDFSTNAASTSTTRSSGVEASCCSSTTTTRSSVHEELLNVSDVDKEERVEAETSTRNNLDRRIESDDSFFITSKIQFKTGSDKPESETTKKPSSLVKINSNASQLQAEKMPPEAELEEYFATVQQPLTKRFKDKYNYDIINDIPLEGRFEWIQVIKQGK, from the exons ATGGAGTTTACATATATAGGAGCCCGAACTAGAGCTCGGGCTAAAGCAATGAGCAGGAGGGAGGAAACAAGTGACGATGATCGAGAAAATAATTCGGTATCAGTAGTAGTGAAGAGAAGGAAGCTAAGTAGTAATTATGAGAACCAGCTGAAGTCACCTTTGTTAACATTAGTGCAAACTAATAATGCTTGTGATCGTATTTACATTACTGCTACTTCAGCACTCGAGGAAGAGCAAAACGATTTTTCGACTAATGCTGCTAGCACGAGCACTACTAGATCTAGCGGTGTTGAAGCATCTTGTTGCTCTAGTACTACTACTACTAGATCATCAGTTCATGAAGAACTACTGAATGTTTCAGATGTAGATAAG GAGGAACGTGTTGAAGCTGAAACATCTACTAGAAATAATTTAGACAGAAGAATTGAAAG TGATGACTCGTTTTTCATAACATCAAAGATTCAGTTCAAGACAGGATCAGACAAACCGGAATCAGAGACAACAAAGAAGCCGTCGTCATTGGTGAAGATAAATAGTAATGCTAGTCAGTTGCAGGCGGAGAAGATGCCACCCGAAGCTGAACTCGAAGAATACTTTGCTACAGTACAACAACCCTTAACCAAACGGTTTAAAGACAA ATATAATTACGACATCATCAATGATATTCCTTTGGAAGGCCGTTTCGAGTGGATTCAAGTGATTAAGCAAGGAAAATGA